One segment of Triticum aestivum cultivar Chinese Spring chromosome 2A, IWGSC CS RefSeq v2.1, whole genome shotgun sequence DNA contains the following:
- the LOC123189453 gene encoding putative pentatricopeptide repeat-containing protein At1g09680, with product MRRALRHRPRLQPPTETPPAPSAPLPWYAAPRAPPSHSPSTTEADPLIVAASEVALTLPIHPAPLPTTAPAPLLRLLPAFTSAHFLSLLRSNPLSLPPLPLLSLFRLLLLASPPGLFRHTPSSFLSMSHLLLLHRLPDLARPLLRLLVSRLGRSSPPRLLPLLVPAASPGDPARLVSELAAAYADEGLLADACSLVLLALRGGTRLPAPVCFGLMSRLPTTPEAYAFYLQLLDAGMPPEVRQFNVLMRDFVRFGDLASARKVFDEMRTRSVQPTVVSFNTLISGMCRARDLDGADELYKGMAQMGITPDVYTYSALIKGLSSSGRIEDATKMFDEMRERGVKPNAIVFTTLIDAHCKAGDVKAGMELYQDMRARGVMPDLVAYNALLNGLCRARNFEAAECIVEEMRGTGLKPDKVTYTTLIDGCCKDGKLDTAMDIKQKMADEEVALDEVTYTALISGLSKAQRPVDAERILVEMMEAGLEPDNTTYTMVIDAFCRKGDVKTGFKLLKEMQNKGRKPGVVTYNVIMSGLCKLGQLKNADMLLNAMLNIGVPPDDITYNILLDGQCKHGKVTDSEELKSAKGMVPDLGVYTSLISELVKKKPAKSYHDR from the coding sequence ATGCGGAGAGCCCtccgccaccgcccgcgcctccAGCCCCCCACTGAAACACCGCCGGCGCCGTCAGCCCCTCTCCCATGGTACGCCGCGCCGCGGGCGCCGCCATCGCATTCGCCGTCCACGACCGAGGCCGACCCCCTGATCGTTGCCGCCTCCGAAGTCGCGCTCACTCTGCCAATCCACCCCGCCCCGCTCCCGACCACGGCGCCGGCGCCGCTCCTGCGCCTCCTCCCCGCCTTCACCTCCGCccacttcctctccctcctccgctCCAACCCCCTCTCCCTCCCGCCGCTcccgctcctctccctcttccgcCTACTCCTTCTCGCCTCCCCTCCCGGCCTCTTCCGCCACAcgccctcctccttcctctccatgtcccacctcctcctcctccaccgcctcccggACCTCGCTCGCCCGCTCCTCCGCCTCCTAGTCTCCCGACTCGGCCGCTCCTCTCCGCCGCGCCTCCTCCCACTCCTCGTCCCCGCCGCCTCCCCCGGAGACCCCGCCCGTCTCGTCTCCGAACTCGCTGCGGCCTACGCCGACGAGGGCCTCCTCGCCGACGCCtgctccctcgtcctcctcgcccTCCGCGGCGGCACCCGCCTACCGGCGCCCGTGTGCTTCGGCCTCATGAGCCGGCTCCCCACCACTCCCGAAGCATACGCTTTCTACCTGCAGCTGCTTGACGCCGGCATGCCCCCTGAGGTCAGGCAGTTCAACGTGCTGATGCGAGATTTTGTTAGATTTGGAGACCTTGCGAGTGCGCgcaaggtgttcgacgaaatgcgaACCAGGAGCGTGCAGCCGACTGTGGTCAGCTTCAACACCTTGATTTCAGGCATGTGTAGAGCGCGCGATCTGGACGGTGCAGACGAGCTGTACAAGGGAATGGCGCAGATGGGTATCACACCTGATGTCTACACTTACAGTGCTCTGATAAAGGGTTTGTCCAGTTCAGGGAGGATCGAGGATGCAACAAAGATGTTTGATGAAATGCGCGAGAGGGGCGTGAAACCGAATGCCATCGTGTTCACAACATTGATCGATGCACATTGCAAGGCTGGGGATGTGAAGGCTGGAATGGAATTGTACCAGGACATGAGGGCAAGGGGTGTGATGCCAGATTTAGTGGCATACAATGCACTATTGAATGGGCTTTGTCGGGCGAGAAATTTTGAGGCTGCCGAATGCATTGTGGAAGAGATGAGGGGCACAGGTCTGAAGCCAGATAAGGTGACTTACACCACACTCATTGATGGTTGCTGCAAGGACGGCAAGCTAGACACGGCGATGGATATTAAGCAGAAAATGGCGGACGAAGAGGTTGCGTTGGATGAGGTGACATATACAGCACTCATCTCCGGGTTGAGCAAGGCACAACGGCCAGTCGATGCCGAGAGGATCCTTGTTGAGATGATGGAAGCTGGTTTGGAGCCCGACAACACGACCTACACCATGGTGATTGACGCCTTCTGTAGGAAAGGCGACGTGAAGACAGGCTTTAAACTACTGAAGGAGATGCAGAACAAGGGTCGAAAACCAGGAGTTGTGACATACAACGTGATTATGAGTGGCCTCTGCAAGCTGGGGCAGCTGAAGAATGCCGACATGCTTCTGAATGCAATGCTCAATATAGGGGTGCCCCCAGATGATATCACATACAACATTCTCTTGGATGGGCAGTGCAAGCATGGAAAAGTTACTGATTCTGAAGAGCTGAAAAGTGCAAAAGGAATGGTGCCAGATTTGGGCGTTTATACTTCACTGATCAGCGAACTTGTCAAGAAGAAACCAGCTAAGAGCTACCACGATAGATAA
- the LOC123189454 gene encoding vacuolar iron transporter 1 produces the protein MDGHGDGRQPMLEKGPPSHRERHFTAGEVVRDVIMGVSDGLTVPFALAAGLSGASAPSSLVLTAGLAEVAAGAISMGLGGYLAAQSEADHYKREMKREQEEIIAVPDTEAAEIGDIMAEYGLEPHEYGPVVEGLRRNPQAWLEFMMRFELGLEKPDPRRALQSALTIALSYIIGGLVPLLPYMFISTVQDAMLTSVGVTLLALLFFGYIKGRFTGNRPFLSAVQTTIIGAVASAAAYRMAKAVQAR, from the exons ATGGACGGCCACGGCGACGGCCGGCAGCCCATGCTGGAGAAGGGCCCGCCGAGCCACCGGGAGCGGCACTTCACGGCCGGGGAGGTGGTGCGCGACGTCATCATGGGCGTGTCCGACGGCCTCACCGTGCCCTTCGCCCTCGCCGCGGGCCTCTCCGGCGCCAGCGCGCCGTCGTCGCTCGTCCTCACCGCCGGCCTCGCCGAGGTCGCCGCCGGGGCGATCTCCATGGGCCTCGGAGG GTACCTGGCTGCCCAAAGCGAGGCAGATCACTACAAGCGGGAGATGAAGAGGGAGCAGGAGGAGATCATTGCCGTCCCAGACACCG AGGCTGCTGAGATTGGGGATATCATGGCAGAGTACGGGCTCGAACCGCATGAGTATGGCCCTGTTGTGGAGGGCCTCCGGAGGAACCCGCAGGCTTGGCTCGAGTTCATGATGAG GTTTGAGCTCGGATTGGAGAAGCCGGACCCTAGAAGAGCCTTGCAGAGCGCTTTAACAATAGCGCTATCTTATATCATCGGTGGATTGGTCCCTCTCCTGCCCTAcatgttcatctccactgtccagGACGCCATGCTCACATCAGTTGGAGTCACGCTGCTCGCGCTCCTTTTCTTTGGCTACATCAAGGGTCGATTTACTGGGAACCGCCCGTTCCTTAGCGCTGTCCAGACTACTATTATTGGTGCTGTTGCTTCTGCTGCGGCGTACAGGATGGCGAAGGCTGTGCAAGCTAGATAA
- the LOC123189455 gene encoding anthranilate synthase beta subunit 1, chloroplastic has protein sequence MACTHLAAASSPATTAAALRARATAPAAGFARLPATLHPENGGLALRGRRAVTPVVLAAGPAAAAPVADRDGTPAAVKQPIIVIDNYDSFTYNLCQYMGELGLNFEVYRNDELTIEEVKRMKPRGILISPGPGEPQDSGISLQTVLELGPTIPIFGVCMGLQCIGEAFGGKIIRVPSGVMHGKSSPVYYDEVLGKSIFEGLSNPFTAARYHSLVIEEETFPHDELEVTAWTEDGLVMAARHKKYTHIQGVQFHPESIITPEGKKIILNFARYVEEFEKQTSEGK, from the exons ATGGCCTGCacccacctcgccgccgcctcgtcaccggcgaccaccgccgccGCGCTGCGTGCACGGGCGACGGCCCCCGCCGCCGGTTTCGCGCGCCTTCCTGCCACCCTCC ATCCTGAGAACGGTGGGCTGGCCCTCAGGGGTAGGAGGGCGGTCACGCCCGTGGTCCTCGCCGCCGGGCCGGCCGCCGCGGCGCCGGTGGCCGACCGTGACGGAACACCGGCCGCGGTGAAGCAGCCCATCATCGTCATCGACAACTATGATAGCTTTACCTACAACCTGTGCCAG TATATGGGGGAGCTTGGATTAAATTTTGAGGTGTACCGTAATGATGAACTTACCATAGAGGAGGTAAAGAG GATGAAACCACGAGGAATACTTATTTCACCAGGGCCTG GTGAACCGCAAGATTCAGGTATATCATTGCAGACTGTTCTGGAACTTGGGCCAACCATCCCAATATTCGGAGTTTGCATGGGTCTGCAGTGCATTGGAGAGGCATTTGGAG GGAAGATTATCCGCGTTCCTTCTGGTGTGATGCATGGAAAAAGCTCTCCAGTTTACTATGACGAAGTTCTAGGAAAGTCCATATTCGAGGGCTTGTCAAA CCCTTTTACCGCCGCAAGATATCATAGCTTGGTCATCGAGGAGGAAACCTTCCCGCACGATGAACTGGAAGTCACGGCATGGACTGAAGATGGACTTGTCATGGCTGCTCGCCACAAGAAGTACACGCATATCCAG GGTGTTCAGTTCCACCCAGAGAGCATCATCACCCCTGAAGGCAAGAAAATCATCCTCAACTTTGCGAGATATGTCGAGGAGTTTGAGAAGCAGACCTCCGAGGGGAAGTAG